A genome region from Corvus hawaiiensis isolate bCorHaw1 chromosome 4, bCorHaw1.pri.cur, whole genome shotgun sequence includes the following:
- the FRS2 gene encoding fibroblast growth factor receptor substrate 2 isoform X1 gives MGSCCSCPDKETVPDNHRNKFKVINVDDDGNELGSGIMELTDTELILYTRKRDSVKWHYLCLRRYGYDSNLFSFESGRRCQTGQGIFAFKCARAEELFNMLQEIMQNNSINVVEEPVVERNNHQTELEVPRTPRTPTTPGFNAQSLPNGYPRYPSFGDASSHPSSRHPSVGSARLPSVGEESTHPLLVAEEQVHTYVNTTGVQEERKNRSSVHVPLESKLSNTETTKVKEDQMCTDDRDAQVLLEPEGVKFVLGPTPVQRQLMEREKLEQLGRDQVSGSSTNNTEWDTGYDSDERRETPSGNKLVYENINRLSIPSASGVRRGRLTSTSTSDTQNINNSAQRRTALLNYENLPSLPPVWEARKLSRDEDDSLGPKTPSLNGYHNNLDLMHNYVNTENVTVPASAHKVEFPRRRDCTPTVFNFDIRRPSLEHRQLNYIQVDLEGGSDSDNPQTPKTPTTPLPQTPTRRTELYAVIDIERTAAMSSLQKALPRDDGTSRKTRHNSTDLPM, from the exons gTTATTAATGTGGATGATGATGGTAATGAACTGGGTTCTGGCATAATGGAACTTACAGATACAGAACTAATTTTGTACACCCGTAAAAGGGACTCTGTAAAATGGCACTACCTCTGTCTCCGTCGCTATGGCTATGACTcaaatcttttctcttttgaaagtGGTCGAAGGTGTCAAACTGGACAAG GAATCTTTGCCTTTAAGTGCGCCCGGGCAGAAGAGCTATTTAACATGTTACAAGAGATAATGCAGAATAATAGCATAAATGTGGTAGAAGAACCAGTAGTAGAAAGGAATAATCATCAAACTGAGTTGGAAGTACCAAGAACCCCTCGAACACCTACCA CTCCTGGGTTCAATGCACAAAGTTTACCTAATGGCTATCCCAGATACCCATCTTTTGGAGATGCTTCATCACACCCTTCCAGCAGACATCCTTCTGTCGGCAGCGCACGCCTCCCCTCTGTCGGTGAAGAATCAACACATCCTTTACTTGTAGCAGAGGAGCAa gTGCACACTTACGTAAACACTACTGGAgtacaagaggaaagaaaaaatcgATCAAGTGTGCATGTGCCACTGGAATCAAAGCtttcaaacactgaaacaaCTAAAGTGAAAGAAGATCAGATGTGTACTGATGACAGAGATGCTCAGGTTCTCCTGGAGCCTGAAGGAGTGAAGTTTGTTTTAGGACCAACACCTGTTCAAAGGCAGTTAATGGAAAGAGAGAAACTGGAACAACTTGGGAGAGATCAAGTTAGCGGCAGCAGCACAAACAACACTGAATGGGACACTGGGTACGACAGTGATGAACGTAGAGAGACACCATCTGGTAACAAATTGGtgtatgaaaatataaataggtTATCAATCCCTAGTGCCTCAGGGGTCAGGAGAGGTCGCTTGACATCAACCAGTACCTCAGACACCCAGAATATTAACAACTCTGCTCAGAGGAGAACTGCGCTGCTGAACTACGAGAACTTGCCATCCTTGCCTCCTGTTTGGGAAGCCCGCAAGCTGAGCAGAGATGAAGATGACAGTTTAGGACCAAAGACCCCGTCTCTGAATGGCTACCACAATAACCTAGATCTAATGCATAACTATGTCAATACAGAGAATGTAACAGTACCAGCAAGTGCTCATAAAGTAGAATTTCCACGACGTCGGGACTGTACCCCAACAGTCTTCAACTTTGACATTAGGCGTCCAAGTTTAGAACACAGGCAGCTCAACTATATACAGGTTGACTTGGAAGGTGGCAGTGACTCTGACAACCCTCAGACTCCAAAAACCCCCACCACTCCACTTCCGCAAACTCCAACCAGGCGCACAGAGCTGTATGCTGTGATAGACATTGAAAGAACTGCTGCTATGTCAAGCTTGCAAAAAGCACTGCCCCGAGATGATGGTACTTCTAGGAAAACTAGACATAACAGTACTGACCTGCCTATGTGA
- the FRS2 gene encoding fibroblast growth factor receptor substrate 2 isoform X2 → MLQEIMQNNSINVVEEPVVERNNHQTELEVPRTPRTPTTPGFNAQSLPNGYPRYPSFGDASSHPSSRHPSVGSARLPSVGEESTHPLLVAEEQVHTYVNTTGVQEERKNRSSVHVPLESKLSNTETTKVKEDQMCTDDRDAQVLLEPEGVKFVLGPTPVQRQLMEREKLEQLGRDQVSGSSTNNTEWDTGYDSDERRETPSGNKLVYENINRLSIPSASGVRRGRLTSTSTSDTQNINNSAQRRTALLNYENLPSLPPVWEARKLSRDEDDSLGPKTPSLNGYHNNLDLMHNYVNTENVTVPASAHKVEFPRRRDCTPTVFNFDIRRPSLEHRQLNYIQVDLEGGSDSDNPQTPKTPTTPLPQTPTRRTELYAVIDIERTAAMSSLQKALPRDDGTSRKTRHNSTDLPM, encoded by the exons ATGTTACAAGAGATAATGCAGAATAATAGCATAAATGTGGTAGAAGAACCAGTAGTAGAAAGGAATAATCATCAAACTGAGTTGGAAGTACCAAGAACCCCTCGAACACCTACCA CTCCTGGGTTCAATGCACAAAGTTTACCTAATGGCTATCCCAGATACCCATCTTTTGGAGATGCTTCATCACACCCTTCCAGCAGACATCCTTCTGTCGGCAGCGCACGCCTCCCCTCTGTCGGTGAAGAATCAACACATCCTTTACTTGTAGCAGAGGAGCAa gTGCACACTTACGTAAACACTACTGGAgtacaagaggaaagaaaaaatcgATCAAGTGTGCATGTGCCACTGGAATCAAAGCtttcaaacactgaaacaaCTAAAGTGAAAGAAGATCAGATGTGTACTGATGACAGAGATGCTCAGGTTCTCCTGGAGCCTGAAGGAGTGAAGTTTGTTTTAGGACCAACACCTGTTCAAAGGCAGTTAATGGAAAGAGAGAAACTGGAACAACTTGGGAGAGATCAAGTTAGCGGCAGCAGCACAAACAACACTGAATGGGACACTGGGTACGACAGTGATGAACGTAGAGAGACACCATCTGGTAACAAATTGGtgtatgaaaatataaataggtTATCAATCCCTAGTGCCTCAGGGGTCAGGAGAGGTCGCTTGACATCAACCAGTACCTCAGACACCCAGAATATTAACAACTCTGCTCAGAGGAGAACTGCGCTGCTGAACTACGAGAACTTGCCATCCTTGCCTCCTGTTTGGGAAGCCCGCAAGCTGAGCAGAGATGAAGATGACAGTTTAGGACCAAAGACCCCGTCTCTGAATGGCTACCACAATAACCTAGATCTAATGCATAACTATGTCAATACAGAGAATGTAACAGTACCAGCAAGTGCTCATAAAGTAGAATTTCCACGACGTCGGGACTGTACCCCAACAGTCTTCAACTTTGACATTAGGCGTCCAAGTTTAGAACACAGGCAGCTCAACTATATACAGGTTGACTTGGAAGGTGGCAGTGACTCTGACAACCCTCAGACTCCAAAAACCCCCACCACTCCACTTCCGCAAACTCCAACCAGGCGCACAGAGCTGTATGCTGTGATAGACATTGAAAGAACTGCTGCTATGTCAAGCTTGCAAAAAGCACTGCCCCGAGATGATGGTACTTCTAGGAAAACTAGACATAACAGTACTGACCTGCCTATGTGA